TGGCAGAACCATTCCGACTACAGTTTAATTCTTGCTGCCAATCGAGACGAGTTTTATAAACGACCCACGCAACCTGCCCACTGGTGGCCAGAAAGCCCAAACATATTTGGGGGTAAAGATTTGATCGCTGGAGGCACATGGATGGGCGTTAACAAAAATGGGAGATTTGCTGCATTGACAAATTATCGCAATTTGGATCTGATTGATGACAAGGCTCCTTCGCGAGGTAGAGTCACTATGGATTTTCTAGAAGGCACCATGTCACCAGGGCAATACCTCTCCGATTTACACCAATCAGAAATCAGTTACAATCCCTACAACCTGCTAGTAGGCGACAGAAATAGCCTCTACTACTACAGCAACATTCAAAAAGAAATCACAGAATTAGAACCCGGGATCTATGGACTGAGCAATGGCTTATTAGATGATCCATGGCCCAAAGTGGTTCAAGGGAAGGCTATTTTTGAGACCCAATTGAAAAAAGAAGATGTCGAATTAAATCAACTAATGTACTTCCTGACGGACAAAACGGAGGCTCCTGATGACCAACTCCCGAATACGGGTGTGCCTTACAAAATGGAAAAAGGGCTTTCTGCTCTGTTTATAGAAATGATCAACTATGGCACACGTTGCTCGACTGGTATTTTAATAAACGATCAGCAGATCAAATTCAACGAAATAACCTATCCTGTTGGAGACCAAAAAGAGCAAGTCGTAGAAGAAACAATCTTCCTTACATAGCTTGAATTTCTTCCGCTTTGTCAAATAGATTGAGTGCTTCTCTGTATATCTCACTCGTTTGATTCCAAATTGGATAGAAGCCATTGTTATTCCAAATACCTCGGGCTATTTGTGCCTTGACATAAGTTTTAATCAAGGGTTTTGAATGGTTATACTCCCTTTGATTGAACTTGATATTATTGGTATTTGCAATCGCCAAAAGATCGTTAAGCATCTTCTGACTCACCTCGAAGTTTCTGAAATACTCGTCAAACCCCATCTTCTCCAATCTTTCCTTATTGGAATCTGAATACTGCAACGCGTATTCACGTATAGAATTGGAAGTAAAAAGTCGATTTAGATATTTAGAATTCCCGGCAGTATCTAATGGAACGTAAACGTCAGGAATGATCCCTCCACCTCCATAAACTAACCTTCCTTTTGTCGTTCTGAACTCTAAGGTATCTATTACATCTACGCTATCAGCACTATACATTTCACCTGACTCGTATCTACCGTAGATGTCATGATAGTAATCATCGACATCCCCATTGTAGGCTTTCTGGATAGAACGACCACTTGGAGTGTAATATCTAGATATAGTCAACCTCAGCTCAGACCCATCACTTAGATCAATTGGCATTTGAACCAGACCTTTCCCAAATGACCTACGACCAACTATTAGTCCTCTATCATTGTCCTGAATCGCTCCAGAAACTATCTCAGAAGCAGAAGCACTCCCTTCATCGATCAAAACGATCAAGGGTTGTTTTTCAAATACACCTTCTTCGCCTCCTCGGTGCTCCTGATTGTACCTAAACTCTTTCCCCTTTGTAAACACAATCATAGGACTACCCTCAAGAAATTCGTCTGCCATACGTATGGCTCGATCCATATAACCGCCAGGATTTCCTGTCAAGTCAAGAATCAATCGCTGCATCCCCTCTTCCAGAAGTTTGTCCATGGAAGTTTTGAATTCGTCATATGTGGTGGCTGTAAACCGGTTGATTTTGATATACCCCGTTTGATCATCGATCATATAATCAGCATCAACAGAGAACTGTGGTATTTTATCTCTGGTAATATCAAAGCTCAGAATATCATCTACATTCTTTCTCAATATTTTCAAACTCACAACCGATCCTCTTTCCCCTCTCAATCGATCCAACACTCCTCTGTTGCGAATACCGATACCTGCCACATTCTCGCCATCTACTTCGATGATCTTATCTCCAGTCAATAGACCTGCTTCTTCCGATGGCCCGCCACTCAAGGGGGACACGACATATATGGTATCTCTGAAAATATTGTATTCTATTCCTATCCCATCAAAATTTCCTTGAAGCTGCGAGCGACTCAGCTCTTTCTCCTCGGCAGGGATATAAACGGTATGCGGATCCAATTCTTTGAGCATGGAATTGATGGCTCCATCTACCAACTCATTCTGATCTACCTCATCCACATAATTGTCGTCGATGTAATTCAGGATCTCCCTGAACTTGAAGGCGCTTTTGCGGGCATCCATACTGTTGCTCCTGTCTCCTACGACATTGGCACCTATGAATATACCAGCAGCTATAGCTACGGCTAACAAAAGAGGAAGGCGAATTTGTGATTTGGTATTCTGTATGCTCATAAGGGGAATATTTATCTTTAAAACGAAAAAGTATCGTTAAAAGATATGTGCAAACAGCAAAAGGTCAGGAAGGTTAAAAAAGATAAAAAAGACTGGAATGTATCAAACCTCCCAGTCTTTTTCGTGGTTGCTTACTTTTTCGTTTGGCAATACGAATGCACAAACAATCGCAGATACGAACAGCACGCCAATTAATACTAACATTGCCATAATTGCATAGATTTTTTATGAGCCCCAAAGATATATGCTATCTCCAAGTACGCAAAGGAAGTGTTGGGCAATCTTAACTGCGAGTAGTAATTAAATCCAAAATCAGTAGTAATCTGTAATTTGATAAATAGGTAAATCCCTGATGTTCGGACAGTTATAATAACTTAATATTGATTAATGATTTTATAATAGATTGATAATCAGGTGAAATCAAGATTTACGATTCAGAATCGTTTATTTTGAACACCACCAAAAACAACTAAAATGATGAATCTTCCAGCAATTGAATCAGAAATCACAAAGAAAATCCTGGGTCTCAGCATGGAACAGCAAGCCGACATCTTGCAATATCTGAATAAGATCACTCAAAACGTCGGAAGCAAGGAAAGCTACAGGAAAAGAGCGATTAAAGAAATTAGAACTGCACTAAGGTCTATCTGAGGATCAATCCTCAGATAGTACTATTATTTCATCTCCTTCAGCGAATTTGACAAATTCAGCCTTATTCGGGTTGACTACTACGCCATATTGCTCATGGGAATTCTTGCTATGAGCTAGTATTCTATAACCAATTGCCACCTGATTCATCTTGGCGGCTGATTCCAACACTGTATAGAAATTAACTGGCTTTCCTATCGAAACGTATTCTCTGGCTGGCTTGATGTATATCTCTGAACCATCCGCATCGAATAGGTCCTCAAACACTCGCATCAAATACTTATTTTCAGAGACCTGAGCCATGAGCAAACTCAGAAGCTTATCACTTACGATAAAGTCATCTGCACTGGTAACATCTGCCAGCTGACGGTTTTTCATATCCATCATCTCACTGACCAGATTCAAATGCTTGTCAATTTTCTCAGCAATACTACGAATGTGCAGAAGTGTAATCAAAGTCTGCGCATCTGCCTCCTGGACTGGATATCTCTGCTCATAACATAGCAGCATGATATAGTCGTAGTTGGGTATTTGCAGACGATCAATTGTTTCTCTTTCAGTCGTTTCTGCCTTCAAAAAGTCCACAGAGAGATTCTTAAGACCCGATTGCAACTTTTCAATAACAGGAATAGGATCATCAAACTTAGACACAACCATCAAAGAAGAACCGAAAGGAACATATTCATCCAGCTCTTTAATAATATTTTTTGCTCGATTGTTCCAGCCGATGATCAAAATCTTCTCATTCTTCTGACTAGGCGCTACAGGATGCGCTACCTGGGTATAGTCAATTTCAAAATCGGTTTTTCCAGACGGAACCAAGGTATCGTCATCTTCAGTGATACCTATTACCTGATCTCCTTCATTGAACACTGTGTCCATAGGCGGATTGATAGCTACCGTACCGTCTTCAAACTGGATACCCATAATGGCAGAAGTCTCATATGCAAAAATCACATCTCTGAAAGTCTTGCCTACCAGATGTTCTGTCTTCTCATCGGTAAAGTAAATTTCGTCCCCACCATAGTCCATCAACTCGATGTAAACTACACTAAGACCAGACTGACGACTCGTCTGAACCATGATTCTAGAGATAAAGTCATCTGACAATATCAGCTCCACCTCATCCTTCCCTACCATCTTAGCCACCTCAAAGTTCTTGCTATCCTGGATCTCTGCAGTAATATGGTAAGGCTCTTCTCTTCTATCTGGATTGGTTACAATAGCTACGATCGTTTTGATGATCTGAGAATCCGAATTTTCATTATCCTTATCAAGGATGATGATCGACTTGGAAGTATACGGATTCACAATATATAGATCATCGATATCGATAGGATCACCCGTACGACAGATCACACGCGTATTGCCAGTCTTTCCTACCTTGAGACGAATCTCATCTTCCATTTCAATCTTATCACGGTCAGCCAGGATCACGATACAGCCATCCTTCTGATTTTCGTTGGCAATCACAATCTCGGAAATGATTGTGAATATTTTAGAAGACCACCCCAGTATCAAGACGTGACCAGACTCGATCACGAACGAACGCCCCTTTCTTAGCTCCTCCATTTTTACGAGGATACCATTGGACACCAAACCGATCAAGGTGGATATTATGACCAGACCTAAAACAGTCGTCACCATCATGAAGAGCCTAAATGGCCAATTCTCATCATGGTTACCCAAAACTCCAGGATCCAGAATATGAGTAAAATTCACCCAAATCGATTCAAAGATGGTAAAATGACTATCCGCATCAGGATGTAGCCCCAACATCAATAGAGAGGCCCCAAAAATCACAATAACAATTCCGGAAAAAACCACCAGACCATAAATCATTGCCGTCGTTCCCTTGGAAACGTAATTATCGAAGGCATATTTTGCTCTAGCCGCCAGAGAAGCGCTTCTACTCATTTATACAGAGGTACTAAATATTGTAAAAAATTTCTTTGATTTCACACGACACTAAGTCTTCCTTAGACAGTTTCCCTGTGAATTTAATCAGTGGCAAAAATAGTTCAATATTAGAATTATCAGGTCTTAAATGAAATTATATCCTAAGGGATCACAGATCGATGATAAAAGTCATCTGTCTAGATATCAACAATATAGTCCTAAGCCTCCTAAAACCCGATTCATTTTCACTGGATTGAAATTCATCGCTATCTTCGTGTCTACTCGAAAGGCACGGTTTCTGTTACAGTTTAAGTCTATGAATGTATTTTTTCGTTTCATTTTAGTATCCACTCTACTTTTCGCTGGCTATATAGACAGCAAAGCTCAGAGTTATTCACTCACAATATCTGCTGCCTCATTTGAGATCGACGGTAAGAGCCATTCTGGCTATCGCACAGAGTTTACCCAACCTTATTCGGAAATAAAAAAAGAATGGTGGAGGTACGTCAAGTCCATCACTTATCTCTACAATGCCAAATCGCACTACATACTCACCATCCCTGCCAAAGGTGATTCTAACACAGAACTTCAGTTCATATCCGTTTTAGACAAAACGAGCAATAAAGGTGCTGTATTGAAAGTAGCTCCGATTTTGGAAGGTCTTGACGAGGGCCAGGTCACACAGTTCAAAAAAGAATTAAAACTTCTACTTGTAGATTTTAAAATCCAATATTTCACAGAA
This is a stretch of genomic DNA from Reichenbachiella ulvae. It encodes these proteins:
- a CDS encoding NRDE family protein is translated as MCTIIFSWQNHSDYSLILAANRDEFYKRPTQPAHWWPESPNIFGGKDLIAGGTWMGVNKNGRFAALTNYRNLDLIDDKAPSRGRVTMDFLEGTMSPGQYLSDLHQSEISYNPYNLLVGDRNSLYYYSNIQKEITELEPGIYGLSNGLLDDPWPKVVQGKAIFETQLKKEDVELNQLMYFLTDKTEAPDDQLPNTGVPYKMEKGLSALFIEMINYGTRCSTGILINDQQIKFNEITYPVGDQKEQVVEETIFLT
- a CDS encoding S41 family peptidase, with the translated sequence MSIQNTKSQIRLPLLLAVAIAAGIFIGANVVGDRSNSMDARKSAFKFREILNYIDDNYVDEVDQNELVDGAINSMLKELDPHTVYIPAEEKELSRSQLQGNFDGIGIEYNIFRDTIYVVSPLSGGPSEEAGLLTGDKIIEVDGENVAGIGIRNRGVLDRLRGERGSVVSLKILRKNVDDILSFDITRDKIPQFSVDADYMIDDQTGYIKINRFTATTYDEFKTSMDKLLEEGMQRLILDLTGNPGGYMDRAIRMADEFLEGSPMIVFTKGKEFRYNQEHRGGEEGVFEKQPLIVLIDEGSASASEIVSGAIQDNDRGLIVGRRSFGKGLVQMPIDLSDGSELRLTISRYYTPSGRSIQKAYNGDVDDYYHDIYGRYESGEMYSADSVDVIDTLEFRTTKGRLVYGGGGIIPDVYVPLDTAGNSKYLNRLFTSNSIREYALQYSDSNKERLEKMGFDEYFRNFEVSQKMLNDLLAIANTNNIKFNQREYNHSKPLIKTYVKAQIARGIWNNNGFYPIWNQTSEIYREALNLFDKAEEIQAM
- a CDS encoding CASTOR/POLLUX-related putative ion channel encodes the protein MSRSASLAARAKYAFDNYVSKGTTAMIYGLVVFSGIVIVIFGASLLMLGLHPDADSHFTIFESIWVNFTHILDPGVLGNHDENWPFRLFMMVTTVLGLVIISTLIGLVSNGILVKMEELRKGRSFVIESGHVLILGWSSKIFTIISEIVIANENQKDGCIVILADRDKIEMEDEIRLKVGKTGNTRVICRTGDPIDIDDLYIVNPYTSKSIIILDKDNENSDSQIIKTIVAIVTNPDRREEPYHITAEIQDSKNFEVAKMVGKDEVELILSDDFISRIMVQTSRQSGLSVVYIELMDYGGDEIYFTDEKTEHLVGKTFRDVIFAYETSAIMGIQFEDGTVAINPPMDTVFNEGDQVIGITEDDDTLVPSGKTDFEIDYTQVAHPVAPSQKNEKILIIGWNNRAKNIIKELDEYVPFGSSLMVVSKFDDPIPVIEKLQSGLKNLSVDFLKAETTERETIDRLQIPNYDYIMLLCYEQRYPVQEADAQTLITLLHIRSIAEKIDKHLNLVSEMMDMKNRQLADVTSADDFIVSDKLLSLLMAQVSENKYLMRVFEDLFDADGSEIYIKPAREYVSIGKPVNFYTVLESAAKMNQVAIGYRILAHSKNSHEQYGVVVNPNKAEFVKFAEGDEIIVLSED